The genomic window aattttcatttgaaagcacataactcaaaaacaaattcagaaaaagattcaactttataaatgataaatttacTTTTCAATAGATCATGAATAGTGACAAGACAATAATAAAGGAACAGATCGATGTATTACCGTTAATTATCTTTACAATTTCTGAATTTCCTGCACCTATTAATCCAAGAGTTGTAGATAATACGTACCATAGAAATTAGATTCATTGTGTAAAGTTTCTAGCGGATTCTTATTCAGGCTTTGTCGGAGTGGGTCTGTTAATTGTAGATGGCCATGTTGTTTATAAAGCAGGTAAACATAAGGATTGGCAACATCTGTAGGGTTGCCAGGTCCTCTGTATTGGTGTACTTCctaaataatataattaaaaacagGTCAATTCTAGAAAAGTAACAACATTTGTGTGCAGCTAAGAAACTGGGAAAGGGCGAGGTTTTTCGAGTTGCGTGTTGAATACAaaataattgacattttttttaactgtgaTATAATATTGCTTTATTCAGCACCTAAAATGAGTAACAGTACGTTTActgttttttacaaaaacaaacttttaagtaaGAGTTTACCTAATAAACGAATCTAGAAGGTCATGCATATTATTAAATTCATTGTTGATAATACCAAAAAGTGACAATAATCTTAAAACAACCGTCCCAAAAGATGATGTTACTTTGTTTATTCAACGAAAGTTTTTAACACAGGCCGTTTACAAGAATCTTTGCTGAACACATGCATTGTTTTCCCCGAATAGAAGAACTGATATGCGTAAATTTTGTACTTGTACATAATTCATGTCTTTTTAAGTTTCAACCTCTCGCCAGAGAAATCGGAACTATTGTACGGAAATCTTTTGATCTCAAAGTCTATGTGAGTTTGTGTGGGTTATTCATTATTTCTTTCAATATTATTCCTTCAATGATACAATGCAATTACaaaataggaaatgaaaatctaCCTTCCTTGCATCAATTTTTCCGaccaaaaaaaactaaaacaaaaacgaAGAaccatgataaaaatataaataaaaccaacTTACATCGGCGTTTGTGATGTTGCTACCAGGAATATTAACATACAAGGCATGTAAATATGTGAATCCGATATCGTACAACACTAATGTAAAATAATCTGATGACTTGGCTGTCCATTTCATCGCTGGTAAATTACGTAATTGCCATCCATGGTTTACAGTCGGCGACAGTGGGTCAACTTCTAAACTACCTCCCGGAAGTGAAAAGTCATTTTTGCAAGCGTTCACAGTGCCTATTTTCACATTATATAAACAATTGTTcacattaaaattttatatatatatatatatatattatggcATTGTTAAAAACTTCAAGTATActctttttaatgatatttttgttcgtattttcttaaaacaattaacatcaaaaggtataaaattatctttcattatttagattttttttacccaTTAGTCTTCATTTACCAAAACATTTTACTCTGACGTTTCACGAAATATTTTCATAGATTATTTAATGTTGAATTGGCTCTCGATTTAACAATTTAACACAAGCTATATTACGATCAGAATCCATTGAAATATAAAAGTTGTAATCTCACAAAAGACCAATTATGTTGGTACAAAAAACGGTTAGGTTTTTACACTTCATTGCATACAGGACATTCATGTGGAGTATAGTTTGTGCTTACCATTTTCATACGTGTATTGTATTTTCATTAATCTGTCAATACCCGAAATGTTTATACTTCCTCCAAACCTTGAGATAATACTATCAGTCTGACTCGGAAATCTGTTCATCTTACAGGCGAAAGTAGGTCGTTCTTTGCTACATAATGATTTGACACCAGTCCCAAACCAAAACGCCAACTTGTCGTTAGCTATCTCTTTCAATCTATCTATTGTGCCAGCTTAAAAACAATTTAGTTTAgagataaacaaaatattaaaaacaggGATTGCACAAATAACGTTCAAGTCTGAAAACATACAACAGTTTCGGAAAGTGTGAAAGGATAATTCTATTTGTAATTTACAAATCAAAATTTGGCAAGACTATTTTTTCCGTTTCATCTAGTTTGAATATTTGCCCTATCCTCAAAATTAAGATCCTCATATTTTGAAACTTTCACTTTAAAACATCTAAACTTATACTTGAAAAACTGTTTTTCCCCAAAGGACATTTTGCCGATTTATATTTCcaaatattaatttcatttttggaaggattaaaaaattaatatttgataatgtgaaatatttttaacgtaagaaatacagaaaaataaaattacatttaattttttttttatgttttttttttcttattgactGTGTATTTACTGTTCGTCTTTTTCTTTTGGCTGCAATAATGACAACATGTACTACGATTTCTCCTCCCCTTTTTAAATAGAAGAAATATTGGTAAGTTATTCTTGATCAAATTTTATAATACACGTCAAGTACTGGACTTTTTTTGCTATGTTTGTAGAAATACTTCAACATACCTTCAAATTTAGAACAATTCAATGAGGAATCCCATGAAAAGCCTAGACTTGACATCATTGATGAGCACCCCTCGTGTGCTTCTTGGCACATCTCCCAGCTTGGTATAACGGGTTTTCCAGATGATGAACATTCTGGCATGTAAACCCTGCATAAAAATTCACGGATATTTGGACTACACTTTTTTTCAATCAGTGATTTGATTCTCTGCAAACCTACCGAGGCGCCTCCTTGAAACAAATGTCCAGCCAAATTTGGAAATACAGTAGAGTTGTATGGAATTCCCATTTGACAAATAGGTTCTCGAATAGGTTCACAGCATTGTACAACCACAATTATTGTTGATAGAAGAACTAAGATTAACATTTTGTTAAAAACGTTTTTTTAAAGATCTATAATTTCgcaatttgaattaaatattaaTGTAGACACTATGTACAGAccgtttttgttttaaatacctttcgaaatcctctggttttgtcgtacgaaaattttgaattataaccAAAGAATGTAGAACGAAGTGTTATCAGATTACAATGTAGAACTTAGTGTTGTGAGGTCATTGGCTAGCAAagcattgacaaatattttaatcagattgagaATTTCCAGAATAAGCGGCATATGTCATAAAGTCAAGTTTTTCTTATCAGTACTTTTTTGAAATGGAACACACACAATACAACTCTAGAAACTGTAGTTTTTTCGTACTTAAAACCATTAATATTGTGATCTACGTTTAAATTTCTAAGTTCGATTATGATTTTTTACTTTCAACTTGATATTTCCTATAGTCAGCTCAATAAGACATCAATCTAATTTTAAGGAAGAAGACATGTGTTTGATATTGACAAGGGTGTCATAGCGTTAAAGTTGAAATTATATTGATGAACTCTTATTACAATGTGGTTCACATTCGCTTATTCAGTGACGGTATCGTTCATTTTCAAAGAGGAATGGGGGTGTCAAACTAAGGATAAATATACATTCCCAttgaaatgcattgattgtcaaaaCAGCTCCCAGAACCCCTAACTCTGAATCCTCAACTGTTATTACTAGCGTTATAACAAACATGTAACCGTTTTGAATTTGTAAGAGCTGCTGAGTTCAACCCAGTGTGTAAATTGTTCAAACTGTAGTTTTTATATAAAGCCATGTTATAATTTTCCTTTTGAAACGTTCCAGAGAAGCCCCATCATACCCCAAAATTAACATGTGACGCTTATACTTCAAAATGAAATAGATCTTAAACGAatgcgatatatttttttttgttttcgtcAATTATATTACTATATAGTCGTTCTAAACGAGTTTTCAAATTTGTGCGTAAACGCTTTGAGAAACACAGAACCAGTTTAAATGGGTCTTATTCTAAGTGATTACTTGTATTTTAGGTCCTATGTTAATGAGAACCTGTATAAATGTCTCCATGTTTTTTTTTGCACTGCAGATTACCCAACGTAAACACATATTTCATTTTGTGCGATGTGTTTACTGAGAACTTTCCGTAATTCTTGGGGTAAACATACATTTTCATTGCCATCTATTACAAATCTCCTTCGAAGttgaacaaacaacaaccactagcTGAACCACAGGCTCCTACCTTTGGACATCCACAGAATATGGTGGGGTTATGTGTTTGTGAGCGCTAAATCCGACCCTATCATGGGACAGTATCAAAACAGCACAACATACGAAAAGCATAtacaattcaaatttaaaaattcttaACTCATCAAATTGAtacaaagaaaaaaattcaaacaaaaacacaCACAGGACGTAGCAGGGTGTATATCCATCGCTAATCcctaataccgcagtcccactaggccacgatcacACTACGATCTGTTGGAAAAAAATTACAATCGTAGTGCGATCATGTAGCTCGCAGTATGCTCgtgtatcacggtcgtggtgaggtctttaAGATCGCGATGAGCGTGgctaactttgaacatgttcaaaacaatagtGGTGCAGTCGAgtcgaaatcaggtcgtagtagaagcgtagtgagagcgcattAAGGTCGTgataagatcgcaaaggtcgctgtaccatcgtatacgtagcgaaagcgtgattctattcggagagacttcgctacgatctcacagcgacgttaataagacctcactacgaccatcacgttctcaccgcgacccatcTACGCTTatactacgactataccacgttttcACCACGCTGTgtaagaccatagtacgattctagaaCGCCCTTGTCGTCCTCATTACGCTCtacttacgacctgactacgttcgtATTACGACCATCATTcccattgtcattttcacataaaatatattaaatctctcccggttttgtttgtgtgtatgtaatttggacctcttgtcctttttctgcaacggctcaaccatgcttgacacatctgtgtcatcccgGCTATCATTCACTAAAACATCAtcatttgagcttgatggaccaggattcgttactatcagatctCCCTCTGCCTCTACCCCTACCACTACACCCACGAGTAAATTTTGATTGCATTACTGCGTTGTTTCCGAGAAACTCTACGCATCActgagaaatagaaggaatgatatagtatttatatggaacacgatgttgacgatATATTACTgggatcgtagtaagatcgcagtaTATATGAACGTGGTATGGTTGTAGTATGTTCGTGGTAAgagcgtgctataatcgcagtagaagcgtcgCAAGATCGTGTTGTAAGCGGATAAAGCTTGGTATGGTCGTGATGAGCGTGGAAAGATCGTgataatcgtagtgaggtcgcagaataaacgtggtataatcgtagcgtgatcgttgtagaagcgtaatgaggaagtagtagcatcgtgaaagcaacgaaaatttacattttgatgccgctcataccgcgacctcaccacgatctgaatttatttaagATCGCGGTGAGCATGGTGTGATAGTGGTCTAGTGAGACTGTGGCTTAATATAGTgataatcgtagtgaggtcgcagaataagcgtgcagaaaacgtggtataatcgtagcgggatcgttatAGAAGCGTTATGAGGACGTAGTAACAACGTGATTGAAACAAAAATTTACATTtgcatgccgctcataccgcgacctcaccatgatctgaatttattttagatcgccgTGAGCGTGGTGCagtcgtggtctagtgggactgggccTTAACGGCTTAATCATGCTTggcacatctgtgtcatctctgctatcgtccactaaaatatcatcatttgagcttgatggaccagcaattTAGGTTGTATTGGTCGGTACCACATCCCTGTTGGAtaaggattcgttactatcagaccTCCCACTGACTCTACTataacccctaccaccacgcccaagtgttctagtagattttggtggcatgactgtattgtttccgagaaatctacgtgttaatcagaaatagaaggaatggaacaaTATAcgt from Mytilus galloprovincialis chromosome 5, xbMytGall1.hap1.1, whole genome shotgun sequence includes these protein-coding regions:
- the LOC143075506 gene encoding uncharacterized protein C56G2.4-like, giving the protein MLILVLLSTIIVVVQCCEPIREPICQMGIPYNSTVFPNLAGHLFQGGASVGLQRIKSLIEKKCSPNIREFLCRVYMPECSSSGKPVIPSWEMCQEAHEGCSSMMSSLGFSWDSSLNCSKFEAGTIDRLKEIANDKLAFWFGTGVKSLCSKERPTFACKMNRFPSQTDSIISRFGGSINISGIDRLMKIQYTYENGTVNACKNDFSLPGGSLEVDPLSPTVNHGWQLRNLPAMKWTAKSSDYFTLVLYDIGFTYLHALYVNIPGSNITNADEVHQYRGPGNPTDVANPYVYLLYKQHGHLQLTDPLRQSLNKNPLETLHNESNFYDLKSISWVRVSADPFSIGRLEKEHQVNNCPLLVSEALQHQDRPFLPHHFNLNMSVDVTYSPSAITFTSCCKTHAYRETSVELNPIGNMTVKTAHVRSSIMPSVTLTKQDPYFRANKFSDDELYSLIMVDPDVPIFYKVASNSHPLIHWMVINIPRGNVNNGVTVREYRGPQPSSGVHTYYFLLYLQSSRISPSVISNYTTSCTRCLFDINGFTTDHGLKLTGATWFRAEYDEYVRHQRVDESGKDEAAECAKEPQYPQSCSGVSIPHIIG